The region TGCGGCCGCCTGCGCCGGATTCACCAGATGGCGCGCCAGGCCGCCCGTCGCCAGCACGTGTTCGATGCCTTTGGCGGCGGCGTAGGCGCCGATCTCTTCGTGGAACTGCTGCCCCTGCGTGCCGACTTCGCCCATCTCGCCCAGCACCAGGATGCGCGGCGCCGCGGCCTGCGCCAGCACATCGATGGCTGCCCGCGCCGAATCCGGATTGGCGTTGTAGCTGTCGTCGATGATGGTGGCGCCATTGGCGGCACGTTTTTTCTGCAGGCGGCCGTTCACCGGCGCGAACGCCTCCAGGCCCTGCTTGATATGTTCGATGGCGATGCCGGCGCCGACGGCGCATGCCACGGCGGCCAGCGCATTGCGCACATTGTGTTCGCCCGCCGCCTGCAAACCGACGAAGAACTGGCGCAAGCCGCCGTCCTGCGCGCGCACGCTGACGAACAGGTCGCTGCCAAAATCCTCTGCGGCACGGTGCGTGCAGCTCACTTCCGCATCCTTCGACAGGCCGAAGGTGATGACCGTGCGCGCGCCGGCCAGCTCGCGCCACAGGGCGGTAAATTCATCGCCGTGCGGGAAGACGGCCACGCCGTCATGCGCCAGGGCGGCCAGCGCCGCGCCGTTCTCGCGCGCCACGGCTTCCACCGTATGCATGAATTCCTGGTGTTCGCGCTGCGCGTTGTTGACCATCGCCAGGGTCGGCGCGGCAATCGCGGCCAGACGGGCGATCTCGCCAGGGTGGTTCATGCCCATTTCGATGACGGCTGCCTTGTGCTGCCCGCTCAGGCGGAACAGGGTCAATGGCACGCCGATTTCATTATTCAGGTTGCCGCGCGTGGCCAGACGGCCTTCTTCGCCAAAGGCCGCCGCCAGGATGGAAGAAATCATCTCCTTGACGGTGGTCTTGCCATTGCTGCCGGTAACGCCGATGACGGGCAGGCTGAAACGGCGGCGCCAGTAATTGGCGATGCGGCCCAGCGCCACCAGCGTGTCGGCGGCGACGATGGCCGGCACCTTGCTGCTGTCCCAGCCTTCCGGCAGGCGCTCGACCAGCACGGCGGCGACGCCCCTGGCGGCCACCTGCTCGAGGAAATCGTGGGCATCGAAATTCTCGCCGCGCAGGGCAACGAACAGCGAGCCGGCAGGCGCGCTGCGGCTGTCGGTCGACACACCCGAAAAACTGGCCTCGCCCATCAGCTGTGCGCCATCCAGCGACGGCATCAATTCAGCCAGGCTTGCGTGCATCAGGCTATCCATCAGTTCGTCCTCATCATCGTCAGGCGCGCGGACAGGGCCAGCTGCGCATGGTCGGCATCGGAAAACGGCAGTTTCTTGCCCTTGATTTCCTGGTACGGCTCGTGGCCCTTGCCCGCCAACAGGATGACATCCGGCTTGGCCGCATGCTTGATGGCCGACAGAATGGCGGCGGCGCGGTCTTCGATGGCCTGCGGCTGCGGGCCATTCGCACGCATGCCGGCGACGATCTGCGCGATGATGGCATGCGGGTCTTCGCTGCGCGGATTGTCGCTGGTGACCAGCACGTGATCGGCCAGCTGCGCGATGGCGCCCATCTGCGGGCGCTTGCCCGGATCGCGGTCGCCGCCGCAGCCGAACACGCACCACAGCTGACCGCCGCGTTCCTGCGCCACCTGGCGCAAGGCGGCCAGGGTTTTTTCCAGCGCGTCAGGCGTATGCGCATAGTCGATGACGACCATCGGCGCTTCCTGGCCGCCCACCTGCTGCATGCGGCCCGGCGCCGGCTGCAGGGATTCGATGCCGTCGATGGCCGCGCGCAGGCCGGTGCCGTGCGCCAGCAGGGCGCCCAGCACGGCCAGCGCGTTGCTGATATTGAAGTGGCCCACCAGCTGCGTCTTGACCAGCGCCACGCCAAGCGGGCATTCCAGGTGGAAGTCGGTGCCGGCATTGCGGCTGCGGAACTGGCTGGCACGCAGCATCAGCACGCCCGGCAGGTCGGGCAAGGCTGCCGCATCCTGCAAGGTATAGCCGATGACGGGATACTCGCCGGCCAGCTTGCCGTCCACGTGGCGCGCCAGGCGCAGGCCCATGGCGTCATCCAGGTTGATGACGGCCGTTTTCAGGCCGGGCCAGTCGAACAATTTGACTTTCGCCGCCTCATAGGCCGCCATGTCGCCGTGGTAATCGAGGTGGTCGCGCGTCAGGTTGGTAAACATGGCGACGTCGAAATGCATGCCGGCCGCGCGTTCCTGGTCCAGGCCTATCGACGACACTTCGATGGCGACGGCTTGCGCGCCGGCGTCGCGCATGGCGGCGAGCTTGCGCGCCAGCAGCACGGCGTCGGGCGTGGTGTAGCCGGTGACGTCGAAGTCGATCTCGCCGCGCGGCTTGCACAGGCCCACGCCCAGGGTGCCGATCACGGAGGACGTTTCACCGAGGCGCGCCAGGGCCTGCGCCAGCCACAGCGCGCACGAGGTCTTGCCATTCGTACCCGTCACGCCGGCGCTGAACATGGCGCTGTCGGGCATGCCGTAGAACGCATGGGCGATGGGGCCGGCCTGGCGTTTCAGGTCGGCCACTGCCAGCTGCGGCACGGTCCATGCGGCGTCCCAGTCAGCGCCATCATGCACGATGGCGGCGGCGCCCTGCGCGATGGCGGCGGCGATGAAATGGGTGGCGCCGGCATAGGCGAAAAACACGTCGCCGCGCTGCACGCGGCGCGAATCGG is a window of Janthinobacterium sp. 1_2014MBL_MicDiv DNA encoding:
- a CDS encoding UDP-N-acetylmuramoyl-tripeptide--D-alanyl-D-alanine ligase; its protein translation is MHASLAELMPSLDGAQLMGEASFSGVSTDSRSAPAGSLFVALRGENFDAHDFLEQVAARGVAAVLVERLPEGWDSSKVPAIVAADTLVALGRIANYWRRRFSLPVIGVTGSNGKTTVKEMISSILAAAFGEEGRLATRGNLNNEIGVPLTLFRLSGQHKAAVIEMGMNHPGEIARLAAIAAPTLAMVNNAQREHQEFMHTVEAVARENGAALAALAHDGVAVFPHGDEFTALWRELAGARTVITFGLSKDAEVSCTHRAAEDFGSDLFVSVRAQDGGLRQFFVGLQAAGEHNVRNALAAVACAVGAGIAIEHIKQGLEAFAPVNGRLQKKRAANGATIIDDSYNANPDSARAAIDVLAQAAAPRILVLGEMGEVGTQGQQFHEEIGAYAAAKGIEHVLATGGLARHLVNPAQAAASQESGTVVEYFEQFDGLLAALDAHLSGRSDATVLIKGSRFMKMERAVQHLIGSNNKNKEAH
- a CDS encoding UDP-N-acetylmuramoyl-L-alanyl-D-glutamate--2,6-diaminopimelate ligase; its protein translation is MTIQEISLWIKAAAPSGQLTSDSRRVQRGDVFFAYAGATHFIAAAIAQGAAAIVHDGADWDAAWTVPQLAVADLKRQAGPIAHAFYGMPDSAMFSAGVTGTNGKTSCALWLAQALARLGETSSVIGTLGVGLCKPRGEIDFDVTGYTTPDAVLLARKLAAMRDAGAQAVAIEVSSIGLDQERAAGMHFDVAMFTNLTRDHLDYHGDMAAYEAAKVKLFDWPGLKTAVINLDDAMGLRLARHVDGKLAGEYPVIGYTLQDAAALPDLPGVLMLRASQFRSRNAGTDFHLECPLGVALVKTQLVGHFNISNALAVLGALLAHGTGLRAAIDGIESLQPAPGRMQQVGGQEAPMVVIDYAHTPDALEKTLAALRQVAQERGGQLWCVFGCGGDRDPGKRPQMGAIAQLADHVLVTSDNPRSEDPHAIIAQIVAGMRANGPQPQAIEDRAAAILSAIKHAAKPDVILLAGKGHEPYQEIKGKKLPFSDADHAQLALSARLTMMRTN